aatataatatttatgcaaatatatacaTGGATGTATGTACGTACAGGGATGTACGTATATACATGATACATGTCATAACGTTTTGTGGGTATACACATAAACAGtgaaatatcattttgtatATACAAAGGATGTGTAAAAGTACGTTCTTGCAGTAACATTTGCACATACCTTACACATCACCGGTATAGACATTGCATATACATTGTATATGCAATATACATGACGTATATGCGTATATCCTAATGTTTCGGCTATGCGACCGAAACTGAAGTTACACTGCACCCGGCGACATCGGCGCGGCGTAGCGATTACAATTGTCATGTAAATTCTTACCAATGCAATTTCGTGGACCTTCTCCAAATGGTATATAAGCGTAAGGATGCCTTTCTTTTACTTTGTCTACGTTAAAGCGCTCAGGATCGAATTTATCCGGATCCGGATATATCGACGGATCTCGATGCACTCCAAGTACCGGTACAGTTATTAGTGTTCCCTTTGGTATGCGAATGTTTGTAGTCGGTAGGTCTATTTCCTCGGTACAAATTCTATTCAAAATAGGAAGAGATGGATATTTCCTTAAGGtttctgtaataaataaaaagaaaatagaaaaaaaaaacagttttttctaTACATACAAATTGTATAAACATACGTATAAATAACgaggtaataaaaattttactgccTTGTTGAAAATAACGTTACTAAATATGTAGAAGCACATTGCggtaatatacatgtatgtatacttgCCATTTATTACTTTGTGAAGATATGTCATGTCGTTTATGGCGTCGTAGGTTAGATCACCATGCTTAACTAACATTTCATCAATTTCTTTTCTGACCTTGTCCTGTATATTCTGGTATTGTGCTAATTCATATAAAGTGTATGTTGCTGTCGACGCGGAAGTTTCAAAGCCAGCAACAAAGAAGGCAAAACTTTGCGCAGTAGCTTCTGCCATGGTAAGTTTATTTACGATTGCTGCGGATAAATAAGAtaagttttcttaatgttttcatgtagaaagaaaaagttttcagaaaaaaattttgattatttaatttattagttctgatatttgaaataagatatgtatatttttacgatatcgtaaagttattaatataagaataagaGTAAACTATGTATATTACATGATTCGTCGATGGTCTTTTTGTCATCTTCGGGATCAACGTAGCCCCTCTCCATGAGTTGTATGAGCAAGTTCATAAAGTCATGTCTGACGATATGATGAGCTTGCCTGTATTCCACAGCTTCTtgaaacattttcatataaaagtcGGTGACAGATTGTGGTGTGAAAGGAATAGAAAAGAATTCCATGATTTGCGGTGCAAACATAGCCAGAGcgagtttaatataatttatatcgaAGACTTTTTTTCCTTGGATTCGGTACTCGTTATTCGGTTTCTGAACACAGTTCGATTTGACACCAAAAGCCGTTGACATGATTACGTCTGTTGTGTAGCTGTTGATAAAATggacatataattattaataaattttaagtaaacttTATGGAATTTGTTAAAGACCGGTACTAAACCAAGTTGAAAATACACTAGAATAAATTCTTAGACTTAAGAAAATATTAGTATAGTAGAAAAGCCGCTGCAAATGAGATTGAAATAAGTGTAagactataaatatttaaagaaggatatttaaaagacatatcaaaatattatcaaatattatacttttcaaaTCAACAAgcaatgtttattaaatgtttgttCTTTAttctaatgttttaaaattttgaaaaacatacaAGATTAAAAATCTTATGTTACAGCAGTTCTTAatactgaataataatttttttatagtctcTAATTTATTCAAACTACACGCCACATATTTGGCGACCTCAATACACAATCATGAAGCCGGGATATATAATGTTAATGCTTCAGAAGCTTATACATATAGATCACCCTTAGATTACATAAGATCACCCTTCCTCAgagaaactataaaaaaatttattgtaaaatataatttaattttgttgttaaattattcaatttttaactgCAAAGGTATGGGAGTTTCTATTCCTtgtcgtttaaaaaattttgattaaataacagtttcattaaaaatgatttacctTGCTAATATATCCTTTATTTCGATGGAATCTCTCATTTTAGCTTTATTTTCCAGATGTTTTGCGAGTTCTTCGCCACACTCCTTCATTATAGCAAACATCTGCTTTATTTTTCCTGAAGTAAATGTTGGTGTCATCTTGACGCGCATATTTCGCCATCTTTTTCCAGGCATAAGAAACAAATTGCCGGTCAATGGATCAATCTTTTCGTTACAATACATTCCACGATCATGAAAAGACTGGAATTCCTTTGTTAACACCGTTCGGATAAGATCGAGATCGGCAATTACCAAATTTGGTTTAAAGAATGTATACGTTCCAAAAACGCGATgtcctttatattttaaatatgcatcATGGAAGAATACTCCTGTTGATAaaactttcattttatttaattctgtgactttttgttttatgtaaaaatactataaacattaatataaattgttaaaattttaaaaataaaaataaattaaatttttaataattgtaaaaataaataataaataaaatatatcttaaagtATAGTTAGCAATTATAACTtggttaaattattataaattatacgcaTAATTTATTACCTTGAACTGtgttagatatttatttaatcttcttGTATCTTTAAATGTCAttaattcttgtaattttaattttaatcaaataaagaaattaataaaaaaatattgaaaattgtatttaagGAAGTAAATACAATGTATTTACATAgcttatattaaacaaaaatacttGCCTACGTGCTCTTTTCCAGTTATATTTCCAGTTGGTACAACGGGTTCAACATAAAAAACACCTTTCTTGTGCCAGAAATTAAATAccacatatttataataaatgtacgcaaAGCTCAGAACACCGATAAAAATTGCGATTAATTCTGCAAATACCATTTTAACTGCGTATGCCTTTACGAATCTGATACCAAGCTCTGGAAAAATACAAGATTCTGTTTTTATGATAGCTACTGCTACTAATTAAATGCAAACGCATTCGTACTTGGCATTGAATGTGCCAAGTACGAATCACGTTGACAGTGCCAATACACAGAGGtcgagaaataaaaatctatcgTCATTCTACATTCTTACGTAAGCTTTGTGATAAAAATAGCAAAACTCATTAAAATTGTGTTCTACTTTTTTTGTTCCAAAATCAGatgatttttagaattttttcagcTAGAAAGAAAGTAAGAAT
This genomic window from Solenopsis invicta isolate M01_SB chromosome 13, UNIL_Sinv_3.0, whole genome shotgun sequence contains:
- the LOC105199166 gene encoding probable cytochrome P450 6a14 isoform X2; this encodes MVFAELIAIFIGVLSFAYIYYKYVVFNFWHKKGVFYVEPVVPTGNITGKEHVGVFFHDAYLKYKGHRVFGTYTFFKPNLVIADLDLIRTVLTKEFQSFHDRGMYCNEKIDPLTGNLFLMPGKRWRNMRVKMTPTFTSGKIKQMFAIMKECGEELAKHLENKAKMRDSIEIKDILASYTTDVIMSTAFGVKSNCVQKPNNEYRIQGKKVFDINYIKLALAMFAPQIMEFFSIPFTPQSVTDFYMKMFQEAVEYRQAHHIVRHDFMNLLIQLMERGYVDPEDDKKTIDESSIVNKLTMAEATAQSFAFFVAGFETSASTATYTLYELAQYQNIQDKVRKEIDEMLVKHGDLTYDAINDMTYLHKVINETLRKYPSLPILNRICTEEIDLPTTNIRIPKGTLITVPVLGVHRDPSIYPDPDKFDPERFNVDKVKERHPYAYIPFGEGPRNCIGSRFGYLQMKIGLVSLLSKYKFKLHSRTPVPLNFSERSIVLTAKSGVHLIIKPR